From a single Mobula birostris isolate sMobBir1 chromosome 13, sMobBir1.hap1, whole genome shotgun sequence genomic region:
- the LOC140207996 gene encoding probable G-protein coupled receptor 139, translating into MEFVEKLPRKALEISSTMEIEIERAHRSLIPRLSQDRETNLVAIMILSRGKCGLSKCVTLYLVGMAAADLLVVILDPLLRWTAQIYFPRSFLFITPVCRLRQWLIFASTATSVWLTVAFTVDRFVAICCQKMKTKYCTERTAVVVIGTVSALACLESVPWYFEYEHGEIIDGVPWFCVLSSSYKISLSWAAFEMFHRILTPCVAFFLILLFNIQTVRSILAASRARTGLRGQKSGENDKDREMENRHKSIVLLFSITASFILLWITQVVFYIYRRISKSFVYSVTDPRYITVKTAAMLQVLSSCTNTCIYALTQSKFREELRNAVKYPLNRILKFMKLQK; encoded by the exons ATGGAGTTTGTAGAAAAGTTGCCGCGGAAAGCGCTGGAGATTTCCTCGACTATGGAGATTGAGATTGAGAGGGCTCATCGTTCTCTCATCCCGAGGCTTTCCCAAGACAGAGAAA cgaacttggtggcgattatgatcctgtcccggggaaagtgcggtctctccaaatgtgtcactctcTACCTGGTAGGAATGgccgcggccgatctcctggtcgttatcttgGATCCGCTGCTGAGGTGGACTGctcagatttattttccccgatcattcttGTTCATCACTCCCGTGTGCAGACTCCGTCAATGGCTgatttttgcgagcactgcgacctccGTCTGgttgactgtcgctttcaccgtcgatcgatttgtagCGATTTGCTGTCAGAagatgaaaacaaaatattgtaccgagagaacggcggttgtggttatcgggacagtgagtgcgctggcctgtttggagagtgTCCCCTGGTACTTTGAATATGAGCATGGAGAAATAATTGACGGTGTTCCTTGGTTTTGTGTTCTCTCATCCAGCTACAAAATCTCTCTATCATGGGCGGCATTTGAGATGTTTCACCGTATTTTAACCCCCTGTGTTGctttctttctgattttgctgttcaatattcagaCTGTCAGGAGCATTCTGGCAGCCAGTCGAGCCCGCacggggctccggggacaaaagagtggagagaatgacaaggacagGGAGATGGAGAACAGACataaatccatcgttttgctcttcagcataaccgctagtttcatattgttgtggataACACAGGTGGTATTTTATATCTATCGACGGATTTCAAagagttttgtttattctgtcacggatccccgttacatcacagtAAAGACAGCGGCAATGCTGCAAGTTctgagttcctgcaccaacacgtgtatttacgccctgactcagagcaaattccgagaggaactcagGAATGCGGTGAAATATCCATTGAATCGGATTTTGAAATTTATGAAACTTCAgaaataa